Below is a window of Aerococcus viridans DNA.
AATATCAGCTAAGTCTAATACTACGAAAGCGTTAGGATTTTTAGCTAACCCATTTGAGAACATTTTTGCAATGAATAAATCCATGTCTTCAATTGCTAAAGTCTCTTCATATTTTTTAAGTTCTACATCACCAGCAACAGCTAACAAGTAATTTTTCAAGTTACCTAAAATAGCCTTACCTTCTGGCACGGCATATGATTTCACAACAGATTCCCCATTTGGCAATCCTAATTGAACCCAAGCACCAGTTTGTGTGTTTTGGAAGAATAAATTTGGAGAAATCTTAGTTTCGTAAGTAACAGGATTCACTACCAATGAAATTTTCCCATTCAACATCTTTTCTTTTGCTAATAATCCGCGAGGTCCACCGAATGATTTAGGAGTTAAATCGGTAATTTTAACAGCAGTTTTTTCTGGGTAAACACCATCAGTTGAACCAGACAATTTACGCATAATACCAATAGGTTTTAACTTCCCGTCACCATTAATAACCGCTAACTCTAAAGTAGCTGCCATGACTTCACGTAAAAATGTAGTCACATATTGTGCTAACCAAGTTGGTCCCAATTTAAAATAACCTTTTGGCAACGCAATAAAACCAGATAGTTTAGCTACGGTCATATCTAACGATTTGAATGAACCAATTAAGATTTGACGAATATCTGCTGGAATTTCTGACCAGAAAGCTGTTTGTTTTGCATGGTCTGCATAGATGTATTTAATCGCCGCTTCAGTATATCGTGTATCGATTTCAGATAATACAGGATGTTCTTGCGATAAATCTTGCATAATAGTCTCGATAATTGTTTTTGGAAACAACTCATCTAATCCGTCAACGGTTTGTTTTTCAACCGCTTCAGCAAAGAATTTCTTTTCTTTTGGCGTCATTTGTAAACGATTCGCACGCTTTGCCATCACAGTATCTTCATCACGCGCGCTTTCGTACTTAGCGATTTCAGCGTTCACTGAATCTTCCATTGACTCTGCTAAAGCTAATGAATAATCTTCAAATGCTTGTTTTTGTACCTCTGTTTCTTCTGATGATAGTGCATCATACATTGCTTGTGTAGCTGACTGTAATTTATTTTCTTTTTTGTCAGATAATTTAATTGTCATTTATTTTTCTCCTTTATATTTAAACGTTAAACGTTTTTACTAAGTTACTTAAAAATGCGTTTGGTTTGTTTTCAGTAGATTCTTCAGTTAACTCTTCATCTTCATCTTCATCTGACTCTTCCACATCTACTAACTCATCATTGGCAGAATTTTCTTCGGCTTTTGTATCATCAGCCTTAGCTGAATATTTATTTAATAAGCTAGCGATTAATAAGTTATCTTGCGATTCTACAGAATCACCATCTTTAACAGTTTTAGTTGCAAAACCAAAAGTTTCAGCTTGTTCAGCAGTTAACCACGACTCATTTTCCATCAACTCTCCCAACTCATCTTCTGTCCCATTAAAACGCTCCATATAAATATCTCTATATGATTGTTCCAAAGATTCTAAAGCGCCGATTTCTTTTTGCAAGTCACTCTTATTCCCAATGACATATGCCCAAGGGTTATGAATCATAAAAGTAGTTCCGGACGGCATTGTTAACGTATTCCCACAAGTTGCAATGACTGATGCTGCACTTGCTGCGATACCATCGATTACTACATCAACTTCATCAAAAGTAGATTTAATATAATTACGAATAGCCACGCCTTCTGTTGCATCGCCACCGTATGAATTGATGTGAACTGTTAATTTAGTTTTGTCTAATCGACTCGACATTCGACGAACGTACTCAAGTGTCACTCCGTCCCATGCATCACCAATCGTTCCATATAAAAATAACTTATCTTCTTCAGTTGAAACAGATGCTTTGATAGGCTCTTCTACCATCATTTTTGCTAATTTCTTATTCAGTATTCTCACCACCTTTCAATGGTTCAATATTTTTGGTTAAGTAGTAAGCTGACGATTCTGCATTTTCTAATCGTTCATATCCTGCTTCTTCCCGAATATCATCCGGACTAAATGAACCAATACCAATCAGTTTTTCTGCACTAGTAGCAATATCGAAAATATTGATATAACGTAATTTCAGAGTTGAAGCTTTTACATAATTGCCAGAAATATATTCTTTTGGTGTGTAAAACTTTCGATTAATTTCATCAGAAATTTGTTCAACAAGTGGTTGAATAACGTTAATCAAATATTCATCCTTATGTTGACTGACGTCCGCCATATCGCCATAAATTAATGATGGATGGATACCAACAACTTGTAGGACTGCATCGAGATACTCATCAGAAATTTTATTCATTTCATCAACCTGACTATTGGCAATACCGGTACTACTAGAATGTTCCTTGTACTCCATACCATCTTGTAATGGTACGACACCGACTGTTTTGTTGCTGAATGCTTTGAAAACTTTATCTACAAAAGTTTGTAAATAGCTTTGGGCATTTTTTTGCTTACTTAGCGAACCAGTTAGTTTAGCAGTAGCACGCACTTGATTTGTCCGCATTGCTACTTGAATCAACCTAGCAAATAAGTCACCGTACGAATCATCCAATTGATGTACTAATCGTTTTAAATCAGTATTTTCATATTTAAGATGTATAACTTCTGTCTCACTAAAACTTCTATTCATATTCAAGCCATTTACAACAATGTCACTATAGATATTTGGGTATACAGCAAACTCTTTTATTTGAAAATCATCAGCCACTAAGAAATAATCTTCTTTTGTCACAATAATTAAACATTCGTTGTCTTCATAAAATAATTTACGAATAACTTTCTGCCAAAACTCTGTTGCATTATCGTTCAAGTTAGGTTGGACGTTTAAATGGTAATACAGGTCATCACGATTAAAATTTCCGCTGTCAAACGTCTTCCATTCAACAAGTGATAAAGACCTAGCCACCTTACCTAAAACCGTGTCTAACGCCCTCTGTTTCATTAATGTGGCATTGTAGTCTTGCTCCAATAAAGTAATTTCTTTGATAATATTTGCATCCGGGTGTCGACTAAAATAATTAAATACGCCTATAACCTTTCACCACCTTTCATTTTAAATTTAGATACATTAGATCACCTCCAGAGTTCCGTTACGTCACGACCTTTATTATTCATAACATCCCTCCTTTCACTAGAAATCTATGTCCGCTAAAATAAATTCCGATGGTACTTCTAAATTCGTATCTGCAAAATAAAAAGCATAAAACAGAGCCATGAAACCATCTGTCTTACGCCTTAATTCTTCTTTCTTTTCATATAGCTTATTACCTGAAGCGTCATATTTTACGAATACATTATTCGTGTACCACCTCATCATGTAATCATTACCCCAACGAATATGTTGTCCACCAAAAACTCTATCGATTTTATCTGACACTTGACCAGAAGCGACTCTAGGGTTATTTACCCAGACTACTTCAAAGCCAACATCTTCTAACGGTACTTTTAAAGTATTTAGTTTGTGTTTATCAAGTACTATTGTTTGAAGCATAGGATTCTCTTCTCGCATTTCTACAAACCAATCCACTATATGATCAACTGATATTAATGGTTCATCGATAATTGTAAGTAACCCTTCTTCTTGCCATTCTTTTATCGGCGCTTTAATCGTAAATTGATTTAAAAAGTTTTGGTTTACAAAACTATGATGTTTCCAAATATACTCTTCGTTTTCGTCCAAGAATAAAACGCCACATGCAGTGAAGTCTCGTGCTTGCGCAAAGTCACAAGCGCCTAATGCTGATAATTCTGAAGTATCTTGAGGAATAGGTCTGGTTGCTGCTATCAACTCTTTTTTCGGTACCACAGTACGATTTGTATCTTCCAACAATGTATTCATATTTTTAATCGTAAATTTGATTTTATCCGTTTTACCAGACTGAATGCCATAATAACGTCGCTTCTGTTGTCGCATATGCTCTTTGGCATATTCTGTCATTGGCGCATGATACATAGGATTAGCTTTTTGCCACAAATCAAAATTATCCATTTCTGATAAGTCATCTAACTTACAAATCCAAGGAAACATCCGCGTATATGGATCTTCACCATTCAGTATATTTTTAGCAATATCAATAGTTTGATCATAGACACCATCACGTTGAAAACCGTTTGTACCGATATAGTAAGCCCTAAAATCTTTCACCTTACCACGAGCTGATTCAAATATTTCCAATTGGTCATTCTTTACATATTCGTGAATTTCATCAAATCCAACGCAGGCGACTCGTAACCCATCTTTTGTATTAGTGGACGATGTTCTAAATTTTAAAATACTATTTGAATCAATCCCTTTTATATATTGTTTATTCTTATAAAAGTAGGATTTCAAATCTTCATTGCTGTCTAACATGTCATAAATTTCATCAAATGAAACCATCGCCTGATCTTCGGAGTTCGCTACAATATCAACATTATAATTTCTGATGCCGTGAAGCGGACCAATAAAATAGTTACTTAATCCACTAAAGAGTCCATTTTTTCCTGAGCCACGGGCCATCGTCCAAAAATGCGAATCATAAAATAAGGCATCGGTACCATCTTCATTTATCCTTAGAAAACTAAAAGGAATTAAAAACTTCTGAAAATCAGCTAGAGGGAAATACCACCTTTCTATGTAATCAATGCAGTTTTCTATTTGCTCGACATCAAAATAAACATCATCTCGATTCAATACATCTCGCTCTAGGTATTCAAATAATTGAATACGTTCTTTATTTAAAATGATTTTCCCATCATCAAATAAATCCATGTAATGCTTGACTGTTGGATACATTGTTTTAAATGTCATAGTAAATCACGTTTCATGGCCACGATTTTATCTCTTGGCTTTTCCGATATTATATTAGTAATTGCTTTATCAGATTTTGTATCATTTTTAAACTGTATAGAATCTAGCAATTTCATCATTGAGGCTTCTATTTTGGTCCATGAATTAATTGCAGGATTTTCTTTCAAAAAGCTTTGAGAACCATTAACAGTTTCAACAACCACCTCGTGCTGCTTTATTTTTTGTTCTAATTTCTTTTGGATATCGTACATCAGCAAGTATCGTTCGACCTTATCGACTTCAATCAAATTATTCATATCTATATTTTCTAACATATACATTTTTAATTTTGTTTTTGCTGGTCTAGCCATCAGACCCCCCCTTCCTTAAAGTGCCCCCTATTGCGTATAGGAATTTCAAAAAAAGTTCCACAGTCGCATCCCCTCCCCGCTGTGCAGAGTGAAATTTATTTTTCAAAACTTTTAGTGGGGGTGTACCTAAAAATTTTTACCACCATTCATCATCTGACCATTTACTTTTCTTTCTGAATTCATTCCCTTTGAATATTCTGTCATGTTTCAACTCATGATGATAATGACACAAGACCTGTAAGTTATCCTCATCCAACCTCAAGTCTGGTCTGTCTTTTAGTTCAAGGATATGATCAACAATAAGTGTAGCAACATCATGTGACGTAACTATTCCTTGTCGTTTGCATTGAATGCATTCATAGTTATCACGCTGCAATATATATTCACGCATCGCTCGCCATTCTTTAGACCAATAGAATTTATTACGTTCGTCTGTTGTTTCATACACTTATCATCACACTCCTTTGTTAGTAAATAAAAAGAACACCAAGCTGATTTGGCTTGATGCTCTGCTGTCAAATATTAATTTGTAGTATGTTTTGTTTGTCTTAATCTTTTGACAATACCAATATACTACGTGAACCACTCCCACTACTACTATCATTCACTCCCAATTAACTCCCACATTACTCTCATTTACTTTCATCATCTCATTCAATTCTTTGAGTGCTGCATCATGTAATCTATACATTTTACTTTGAGAGCAATGCATATCCTGCCACACTTCAAACCAAGGTAAGTTGTCAAAGTATCTCAGTGTGATTACTTCTACATAAGATTCATCACTTAGTGAGTTGACGTAATACTTTAATTCTTGTTGCTCTGCATTCACTACTATTGATTGTTTGATAATTTCAGATTTCAAATCAGAGATCCTTGCCAACTGGCCATCAAATGAATTGCTCTTTGAAGAAGTAACAACTACCTTTTTTAATTCTGTAGTTGTATTTGTTGCAATGGCATTTAATTCTACCAACTGTTCTTTGTATCTCTGCAACTTCTGCTGCTCATTACTAAACTTTAAAAGTTTCTCTTTAGCTAAATTCGTCACTCATACAACTCCCTCCTTGTGTCAGCTGTCTATCTTATGTCTATCGACGAGGATAGACACCCCTTATCCTTACTCCCCCAATCGATTCAGCGTCTAAAATTTAAAATGTAAGCGTAGTTTTCACTCTAATATTATTATATATATTTACTACTTTTTATTATTTTTTTCTTTAAATATATAAAAGGAATAAAAGTAAGATAGACAAGATAGACAACCTCTATAAACACCGTCATATCAACGTTTGAGTGTCTATCATTGTGTCTATCGAGTTGTCTACTGTCTATCCTCAACCCGTAAAAATGACCATTTTTATAACTTATTTAGTATAAAAAACCAAGAAATCTGCTAATTTGCTGGTCGATTTTGACCAGACATTTTATAACTTTTGTGGTCGATGTTGATATATCAAGGTTCATTTGACCACGAAAATGAGTGTCTGGTCGATTTTGACCACGAAAACAGTCAATTCTCTGGTCAATTTAACTTTTTAGTTATCATTTGACCAAAACGAATATTTGTTGTCTTTTACCATTTATCCTAGATTGTTTGGTTTCGTATCCCTCATAACTACAAATATATCTACTGAATGAAACTTTACTTACTGCTTTTAATCCTGAATCATAACACCACTGAGAGTAGTCAGTGTAAACTTCAGCAACTAACTCACCATCGATATCTGTTGTTTTGAGGTAACCAATGATTGGGTTGTTCTCTTCTTTGAATTTATCCAACTCATCTTGAACACCAGCAGGTTCTGTAAATTTCTTACGCTCTATTACATCCAACATGCCATCAAGTGCTAACTGTGCCATGTACTCTAATGCTTCAGGCGATAGCAGCTTATCAATAATCGTTGGGTCATAGTCTGGGTCTTGCGAACTGAACTTAGCCCGTAAAGGTACGATGCAAATACGTCTTAAGAAACCATCAGAAGTATCATTGAATCGTGGTATGTCATTCGCACTGAATATTAATTTACTGTAATTCTTCAAGTCAAACGGATCTTTACCTTTTCGCTCCACTGATAACGGCTCACCTGTTACTAATTTCTTAAGTACAGATGTCTCATTGATGTAAGCCTTACTGATATCATCACCAATGTTTGCTAACTTCCCAAAGATTTCAGCGGTTTTAAATCGTTCATCCACTTCCCGGATGTCTAAGGACGATACGTTATCATTACCTAACATGTGTCTTAACATAGTTAGCAGCGTTGACTTACCATTAGAACCTTTACCTTTGAGGATAAAAAACTTCCCAATTTCATTACGTCTGTATAGTGTGTAGCCAAACATTTCTTCTATTAAACTACGAATTTTCCTATCCTTAGTAGATATTTTATCTAGCATATGATCAACCGCTTCACAGTAAGACTCTTCGTTATATCTAACTGGCAACTTATTAGTTGATATAATTTTAGGCGAGTGTGGCATGAGTATGTCATCAACGTAGTCATAGATACCATTAGCGAATACGATGTACCTCGTATCACTGAACTGTTTGACTGGCGCTTTTAACTTTATGTAAGCTAACACTTCTTGTCTGTTATTGCGTTTGAGTGTAGGTATTTCTTTTATCATGAAGCGTTCGATATGATCATCGCCTAGGACATACACACCAGCTTCATAGATATGTAAGTTGTTTTGAATACTGATGATGTTGTACTCATTAATGAGATAATCTCCAAACTTATCATGTAGAAACGTCTTACCTTCGTAAAACGACTGTTTCTTAAATGCTTCATCACGAAGGATAGTTTTAAGTTCTCTTGGTTTAAGCGGTTTAATAGCTAGGTATTCGTTGATAATTTTAATCGTTTCTGCAATTTCATCTTTAGATAAGCTATTCCGCTGCAATTTTAAAATGTAGTTGTAAAAGGTTTGATTTCGATTACCTTCGCTGATACCATTTAAACCCTCACCAGCATCTTCATCACTTTTCTGTTTTCTTAGCGGTAATAACCATGCAGGTAAATCAGTTAGTTCATCTGCTTCAGTAATTAATTCACGCTTATCACCATCTATTTTAATTGGGTCAGCAGTCCACTTACTACCGATTTTATAATCAGTCAACATATCGATGTTACTGAACCATTTAATTTTGTTGGAATTAATAGATGAGTTCTTAAAGTAAAAATGTATACCGTTAGGTGTTTCTCTCGAGATAACTGGTATTTCCTTATCTTCAAGGATATCAAGTAGTAACTCAGCTTGTTCAATGTCATCGATGTCAACCATGACTACATCATCTTTTAAGATACCAACGAACGAATCTGATTTACGCACTGTTTCAAATGCTAGGAATTTTGCTTTGTCTTTTGGCTTACCAGCATGCTTGCCGTTACCTCTTAAGAAGCCTTTGTATAATAGATCATTGACTGTTTGCTCTGACAAAGAGTAGCACCTCCTTTCTATTATGGAATTATTATCAATTTCAATATATAATTCTCCATATGGAGGCGATTATATTGAAAGAAGAATCATTAAAATATATATTGAAAGTAATACAAGTAAATTCTGAAAAAGATTTGAGTAGCTTCATTTTCGACATTGGAATTGATAAAGATGAAATTATCAGTCTTTTATCAGAACTTGAAAAACTTGAGTATATATATGTTCCAGAAGGTCGAGATGTAATAATACAAACCTACGCCGGTCCAGAAGTTGACCCTGATATTAAATTAACCTATTCTGGAGAAAAGTTTTTGGACGATAAACAAGCTGATTACAAATCGATACTTAAATTAATTAAAGATAATAGATTACAAGATGATTCTCTTTCGTATCTAACGAGATATGATTTCTCTAATGATTTAAGAGCATTACAACATGAAGGCGTAATCGAAACAAGTAATGGTAAAAGTATTATCGCTTATTTTGGTGATGACGGTTTGATTATTCACCCTTCTATTTTCATTACTGTAAGTGGTCAAAGAATGTTAGGAGATATAATGGATAAAGAGCGCGGAACAAATTACAATTTTAACGGTGGAAATATCAATTTTAGTAATAATAATTCGGGAACTATAAATCAAAACCAAAACAACTTGAATCAAATCAATTCTCAAGCAGAAATGTATGAATATGTTCAAGATGAAATGGGAAAAAGAGATATAAGAACACTTATAGAATTACTTGAAGAAATCCAAAGAGGAGAAGATAAGAATACCTTATTAGATCGCTTCAACGGATTCTTACAAAAGTACGCACCAATTGGAAATTTATTAACAACCTCAGCTGGATTTATCCATAATAACCTTCCACAAATTATAGAAAAAATAAGTACTTTCCTTTAAGCAAGCTTAACCGCTTGCTTTTCTTATACTTTCAGTTTAGCCAATTCTTCCGCATTAAAACCTTGAAACTCATATTTGATACCGTCAGCGTCTGTAACTTCAATTACTGGCATTGACTGGTACCCTAAATCCTCTTTAACATATTTTAAAGCTTCTGAACTCTCTTCTACATTGACTTCTGTATAAGGTACATTCGCCCACTTTAACCAGCGCTTTACGTTCTCACAAATTCCACATTCATACTTTGAAAACACTGTTACTTGTTTAGTCATAATTTATCCTTCCTTATCTGTGATTGAGATAGCAGAAACATTCTTACCAACCGACTTCTCGATAAAATCCTCTGCATTATCAATCAATATGCTGTCAATTCTTTGCCTTTTTGTTAATGGTAAGTCAGAGTATGTAATAGGAAAATGAATGCTC
It encodes the following:
- a CDS encoding phage major capsid protein codes for the protein MTIKLSDKKENKLQSATQAMYDALSSEETEVQKQAFEDYSLALAESMEDSVNAEIAKYESARDEDTVMAKRANRLQMTPKEKKFFAEAVEKQTVDGLDELFPKTIIETIMQDLSQEHPVLSEIDTRYTEAAIKYIYADHAKQTAFWSEIPADIRQILIGSFKSLDMTVAKLSGFIALPKGYFKLGPTWLAQYVTTFLREVMAATLELAVINGDGKLKPIGIMRKLSGSTDGVYPEKTAVKITDLTPKSFGGPRGLLAKEKMLNGKISLVVNPVTYETKISPNLFFQNTQTGAWVQLGLPNGESVVKSYAVPEGKAILGNLKNYLLAVAGDVELKKYEETLAIEDMDLFIAKMFSNGLAKNPNAFVVLDLADIEGVTVPEAEGKADLAKQDTINPIQVETDPQV
- a CDS encoding head maturation protease, ClpP-related, which encodes MMVEEPIKASVSTEEDKLFLYGTIGDAWDGVTLEYVRRMSSRLDKTKLTVHINSYGGDATEGVAIRNYIKSTFDEVDVVIDGIAASAASVIATCGNTLTMPSGTTFMIHNPWAYVIGNKSDLQKEIGALESLEQSYRDIYMERFNGTEDELGELMENESWLTAEQAETFGFATKTVKDGDSVESQDNLLIASLLNKYSAKADDTKAEENSANDELVDVEESDEDEDEELTEESTENKPNAFLSNLVKTFNV
- a CDS encoding phage portal protein — encoded protein: MKQRALDTVLGKVARSLSLVEWKTFDSGNFNRDDLYYHLNVQPNLNDNATEFWQKVIRKLFYEDNECLIIVTKEDYFLVADDFQIKEFAVYPNIYSDIVVNGLNMNRSFSETEVIHLKYENTDLKRLVHQLDDSYGDLFARLIQVAMRTNQVRATAKLTGSLSKQKNAQSYLQTFVDKVFKAFSNKTVGVVPLQDGMEYKEHSSSTGIANSQVDEMNKISDEYLDAVLQVVGIHPSLIYGDMADVSQHKDEYLINVIQPLVEQISDEINRKFYTPKEYISGNYVKASTLKLRYINIFDIATSAEKLIGIGSFSPDDIREEAGYERLENAESSAYYLTKNIEPLKGGENTE
- a CDS encoding terminase large subunit domain-containing protein, producing the protein MTFKTMYPTVKHYMDLFDDGKIILNKERIQLFEYLERDVLNRDDVYFDVEQIENCIDYIERWYFPLADFQKFLIPFSFLRINEDGTDALFYDSHFWTMARGSGKNGLFSGLSNYFIGPLHGIRNYNVDIVANSEDQAMVSFDEIYDMLDSNEDLKSYFYKNKQYIKGIDSNSILKFRTSSTNTKDGLRVACVGFDEIHEYVKNDQLEIFESARGKVKDFRAYYIGTNGFQRDGVYDQTIDIAKNILNGEDPYTRMFPWICKLDDLSEMDNFDLWQKANPMYHAPMTEYAKEHMRQQKRRYYGIQSGKTDKIKFTIKNMNTLLEDTNRTVVPKKELIAATRPIPQDTSELSALGACDFAQARDFTACGVLFLDENEEYIWKHHSFVNQNFLNQFTIKAPIKEWQEEGLLTIIDEPLISVDHIVDWFVEMREENPMLQTIVLDKHKLNTLKVPLEDVGFEVVWVNNPRVASGQVSDKIDRVFGGQHIRWGNDYMMRWYTNNVFVKYDASGNKLYEKKEELRRKTDGFMALFYAFYFADTNLEVPSEFILADIDF
- a CDS encoding P27 family phage terminase small subunit, which produces MARPAKTKLKMYMLENIDMNNLIEVDKVERYLLMYDIQKKLEQKIKQHEVVVETVNGSQSFLKENPAINSWTKIEASMMKLLDSIQFKNDTKSDKAITNIISEKPRDKIVAMKRDLL
- a CDS encoding HNH endonuclease — translated: MYETTDERNKFYWSKEWRAMREYILQRDNYECIQCKRQGIVTSHDVATLIVDHILELKDRPDLRLDEDNLQVLCHYHHELKHDRIFKGNEFRKKSKWSDDEWW
- a CDS encoding DUF1492 domain-containing protein, which gives rise to MTNLAKEKLLKFSNEQQKLQRYKEQLVELNAIATNTTTELKKVVVTSSKSNSFDGQLARISDLKSEIIKQSIVVNAEQQELKYYVNSLSDESYVEVITLRYFDNLPWFEVWQDMHCSQSKMYRLHDAALKELNEMMKVNESNVGVNWE
- a CDS encoding phage/plasmid primase, P4 family, with the translated sequence MSEQTVNDLLYKGFLRGNGKHAGKPKDKAKFLAFETVRKSDSFVGILKDDVVMVDIDDIEQAELLLDILEDKEIPVISRETPNGIHFYFKNSSINSNKIKWFSNIDMLTDYKIGSKWTADPIKIDGDKRELITEADELTDLPAWLLPLRKQKSDEDAGEGLNGISEGNRNQTFYNYILKLQRNSLSKDEIAETIKIINEYLAIKPLKPRELKTILRDEAFKKQSFYEGKTFLHDKFGDYLINEYNIISIQNNLHIYEAGVYVLGDDHIERFMIKEIPTLKRNNRQEVLAYIKLKAPVKQFSDTRYIVFANGIYDYVDDILMPHSPKIISTNKLPVRYNEESYCEAVDHMLDKISTKDRKIRSLIEEMFGYTLYRRNEIGKFFILKGKGSNGKSTLLTMLRHMLGNDNVSSLDIREVDERFKTAEIFGKLANIGDDISKAYINETSVLKKLVTGEPLSVERKGKDPFDLKNYSKLIFSANDIPRFNDTSDGFLRRICIVPLRAKFSSQDPDYDPTIIDKLLSPEALEYMAQLALDGMLDVIERKKFTEPAGVQDELDKFKEENNPIIGYLKTTDIDGELVAEVYTDYSQWCYDSGLKAVSKVSFSRYICSYEGYETKQSRINGKRQQIFVLVK
- a CDS encoding glutaredoxin family protein, producing MTKQVTVFSKYECGICENVKRWLKWANVPYTEVNVEESSEALKYVKEDLGYQSMPVIEVTDADGIKYEFQGFNAEELAKLKV